A section of the Streptomyces sp. SLBN-118 genome encodes:
- a CDS encoding aldo/keto reductase: protein MEQRHLGRTGLRVSRIGLGTLTWGRDTDEHDAADQLKAFWEAGGTLVDTADVYGGGEAEYLLGQLVERLVPRRDLVIATKAGSVPDPDRRFDGSRGHLLAALDASLERIGTDYVDLWQVHAFDPHTPLEETLQALDIAVSSGRARYAGVSNFCGWQLAKAATWQLASPGVRTRLASTQMEYSLLQRGVEREVLPAALDLGVGLLPSSPLGRGVLTGKYRHATPADSRGASEQLAPFVEPYLDEAASSIVDAVATAADGLAATTLQVALAWVRDRPGVVAPIVGARNAQQLTAALSVEALSLPDEICQALDDVSAPVHRYPDQDWSTL from the coding sequence ATGGAGCAGAGGCATCTCGGCCGTACAGGCCTGCGTGTGTCCCGGATCGGGCTCGGCACCCTGACATGGGGACGGGACACCGACGAGCATGACGCTGCCGACCAGTTGAAGGCGTTCTGGGAGGCGGGCGGCACGCTGGTCGACACGGCCGATGTGTACGGCGGCGGGGAAGCCGAGTATCTGCTGGGTCAGCTCGTCGAGCGGCTCGTGCCGAGGCGCGATCTGGTCATCGCGACCAAGGCGGGCAGCGTGCCGGATCCGGACCGGCGCTTCGACGGCTCGCGCGGGCACCTCCTCGCCGCCCTCGACGCCTCACTTGAGCGCATCGGTACGGACTATGTGGATCTGTGGCAGGTCCACGCCTTCGATCCGCACACCCCGCTGGAGGAGACCCTCCAGGCGCTGGACATCGCGGTGAGCAGTGGGCGTGCGCGCTATGCGGGCGTCTCGAACTTCTGCGGCTGGCAGCTGGCGAAGGCGGCGACCTGGCAGCTCGCGTCGCCCGGGGTGCGCACGCGCCTTGCGAGTACGCAGATGGAGTACTCCCTGCTGCAGCGCGGGGTCGAGCGGGAGGTGCTGCCCGCGGCCCTCGACCTGGGGGTCGGCCTGCTGCCGTCGTCCCCGCTCGGCCGCGGGGTGCTGACGGGGAAGTACCGGCATGCGACTCCGGCGGATTCGCGGGGCGCTTCCGAGCAGTTGGCGCCGTTCGTGGAGCCGTATCTCGACGAGGCGGCGAGCAGCATCGTGGACGCGGTGGCGACGGCGGCGGACGGGCTTGCGGCGACAACGCTCCAGGTGGCGCTGGCGTGGGTGCGGGACCGGCCGGGGGTGGTGGCGCCGATCGTCGGCGCACGCAACGCACAGCAGCTCACGGCCGCGTTGTCAGTGGAGGCACTTAGTCTTCCTGACGAGATCTGCCAGGCGCTCGACGATGTGTCGGCGCCCGTGCACCGATATCCCGACCAGGACTGGAGCACGCTGTGA
- a CDS encoding helix-hairpin-helix domain-containing protein: MSRPGLEHAVTEPDAPEAADATEAADAIEAPDATADDTAEAAAPGEGTADTAAAAAGKAAELSEAEAELAAQRELRARIEQRKAEKAAPIEAGTKLSGTAADLLAAVRAVESGEKSGTAFFDSPPRSAEGTSAALAPRRVAPAAAEPVRPRVPEPAGAPRTAAPETVDGVRAVLVEGGAPETLAGQVAETLGERAADILREDPWRLLSVPGVRPEQADGFARALLGTECGPGDERRTTALVAWQLEHTALQGHTALDSSAVRAALAERSVPDPDEAVQHAIAEGAVLVFQDGAPETEQAGDESESEQPAVPVLLGLDRYALAEESLADGLARLAKTGADTRWEAAEPTVLIRAVAASGLVVHTGGETARAEPVALAEAATELGLRAVIAVHSENGSRRLGGDAVTFSGLISGSQGPGRDADGALALDLLVVLDAPQLDVETAAMLVESMPDGSRLVLSGDPGVLWSAGAGRVFADVLAAGVCPQIASRMPDPGPIGELVSGIGIGELNQVEAPGKEVVIVPVRDAGEAVHRTVQLVADSVPRAIGVPAEHTQVITVGHGGSAGTRALNAALKQRLNPGPGRFGGFDPGDRVAYAPALGRTLVGSVVSADADGLHLDCEGTPVVVPKERVESSVRHGWALTAHQAAGMSWPAAVVVLPGDAAQGLSRPWVYTAFSRGERHLSVVHGVDQALPRAVAQIPSKDRTTRLRTLLEGLLAPAPNP; this comes from the coding sequence ATATCCCGACCAGGACTGGAGCACGCTGTGACCGAGCCGGACGCGCCCGAGGCCGCGGACGCCACTGAGGCCGCGGACGCCATCGAGGCCCCGGACGCCACCGCCGACGACACCGCTGAGGCCGCAGCGCCCGGAGAAGGCACGGCGGACACCGCGGCCGCTGCCGCCGGAAAAGCCGCCGAGCTGTCCGAGGCCGAGGCCGAGCTTGCCGCGCAGCGGGAGTTGCGAGCCCGGATCGAGCAGCGCAAGGCCGAGAAGGCGGCTCCCATCGAGGCCGGCACCAAACTGAGCGGGACGGCCGCCGATCTGCTCGCCGCGGTACGGGCGGTGGAGAGCGGCGAGAAGTCCGGCACCGCTTTCTTCGACTCTCCCCCTCGCTCCGCTGAGGGAACCTCCGCCGCGCTCGCGCCGAGGCGAGTCGCCCCAGCGGCGGCCGAGCCGGTGCGGCCCCGGGTTCCGGAGCCCGCCGGGGCCCCCCGGACAGCCGCGCCGGAGACAGTCGACGGCGTGCGTGCCGTGCTGGTCGAGGGCGGTGCGCCCGAGACACTGGCGGGGCAGGTCGCGGAGACGCTCGGTGAGCGGGCCGCGGACATCTTGCGCGAGGATCCGTGGCGGCTGCTGTCGGTGCCCGGTGTGCGGCCGGAGCAGGCCGACGGTTTCGCCCGGGCGCTGCTCGGCACCGAGTGCGGCCCGGGGGACGAGCGCCGCACAACGGCTCTGGTCGCCTGGCAGTTGGAGCACACGGCGCTGCAGGGGCACACGGCGCTCGACTCGTCGGCCGTGCGCGCTGCGCTGGCCGAGCGGTCGGTGCCGGATCCGGACGAGGCCGTGCAGCATGCCATCGCGGAGGGCGCCGTGCTGGTCTTCCAGGACGGCGCCCCGGAGACCGAACAGGCCGGGGACGAGTCTGAGTCCGAGCAGCCCGCCGTGCCTGTGCTGCTGGGCCTCGACCGTTACGCACTCGCCGAGGAGAGTCTCGCGGACGGCCTGGCGCGGCTGGCCAAGACCGGTGCCGACACCCGGTGGGAAGCGGCGGAGCCGACCGTGCTGATCCGCGCGGTCGCGGCGAGCGGCCTGGTCGTACACACCGGAGGTGAGACGGCGCGCGCCGAACCGGTGGCGCTGGCCGAGGCAGCGACGGAGCTGGGGCTGCGCGCGGTGATCGCGGTCCACAGCGAGAACGGCAGCAGGCGGCTCGGCGGCGACGCGGTCACGTTCTCTGGACTGATCTCGGGCTCTCAGGGACCGGGCAGGGACGCGGACGGGGCCTTGGCACTCGATCTCCTGGTGGTGCTGGACGCGCCGCAGCTCGATGTGGAGACAGCCGCGATGCTGGTGGAGTCGATGCCGGACGGGAGCCGTCTGGTGCTGAGCGGCGATCCCGGTGTGCTGTGGTCGGCGGGCGCGGGCCGGGTGTTCGCGGATGTGCTGGCAGCCGGGGTGTGCCCGCAGATCGCCTCGCGCATGCCGGATCCGGGCCCGATCGGGGAGCTGGTCTCGGGCATCGGGATCGGTGAACTGAACCAGGTGGAGGCGCCGGGCAAGGAGGTCGTCATCGTCCCGGTGCGCGACGCGGGCGAGGCGGTCCACCGTACGGTCCAGCTCGTCGCGGACTCGGTGCCCCGGGCCATCGGGGTGCCGGCCGAGCATACCCAGGTGATCACCGTCGGGCACGGTGGCTCAGCGGGCACCCGCGCGCTCAACGCAGCCCTCAAACAGCGGCTGAACCCGGGTCCCGGCCGGTTCGGCGGCTTCGACCCGGGAGACAGGGTCGCCTACGCCCCGGCGCTCGGCCGGACGCTTGTGGGCTCCGTCGTCTCGGCGGACGCGGACGGCCTGCACCTGGACTGCGAGGGGACACCCGTCGTCGTACCAAAAGAACGGGTCGAGTCGAGCGTGCGCCACGGCTGGGCGCTCACCGCGCACCAGGCCGCCGGGATGAGCTGGCCGGCGGCAGTGGTGGTGCTGCCGGGCGATGCGGCGCAGGGGCTGAGCCGGCCGTGGGTCTACACCGCGTTCAGCCGTGGCGAGCGTCATCTGTCGGTGGTGCACGGCGTGGATCAGGCGCTGCCGCGTGCGGTGGCCCAGATCCCGTCCAAGGACCGCACGACCCGGCTGCGCACGCTGCTCGAAGGCCTGCTCGCCCCGGCACCGAATCCGTAG
- a CDS encoding DUF5703 family protein: MPEYEFVDVYVPRGVSRKEATRLLTDHAEYGHWELDRLSLHRDGSRRVRLRRRIIRQVRATW; encoded by the coding sequence ATGCCGGAATACGAATTTGTCGACGTGTACGTGCCACGCGGGGTTTCCCGCAAGGAAGCCACGCGTCTGCTGACCGACCACGCCGAGTACGGACACTGGGAGTTGGACCGACTGAGTCTGCACCGGGACGGCAGCCGCAGGGTGCGGCTGCGCCGGCGCATCATTCGTCAGGTGCGCGCCACCTGGTGA
- a CDS encoding chaplin gives MRQLSRKGLITVAAAGGVLALGGGYAQADAGALGGASNSPGVASGNAVQVPVHVPVNVCGNTVNVVALLNPAFGNGCAADSGSGSGTGSSSGSQAEGATTDSPGVASGNTVQVPVDVPVNVCGNTADAGALLNPAFGGECADSGGQNTPPNVPDEPGNPQEPGTPQVPNTPTTPGVPQTPATPEQPVTPVTPVTPVTPNVPNVPGGRNVDHTEPHGQLAHTGSSPVGLLVPAGAGLLLAGTVLYRRARASA, from the coding sequence ATGCGACAACTCTCTCGCAAGGGTCTGATCACAGTGGCGGCTGCGGGCGGGGTACTCGCCCTCGGCGGCGGTTATGCGCAGGCGGATGCCGGCGCGCTGGGAGGGGCATCGAATTCTCCGGGCGTGGCGTCCGGGAATGCGGTCCAGGTCCCGGTTCACGTGCCCGTCAATGTGTGCGGGAACACGGTCAATGTCGTCGCGCTGCTGAACCCCGCGTTCGGAAACGGCTGCGCGGCCGACAGCGGCAGCGGGTCCGGGACGGGCTCGAGCAGCGGATCCCAGGCCGAGGGGGCGACCACCGATTCGCCCGGCGTCGCCTCGGGCAACACGGTCCAGGTCCCGGTCGACGTCCCCGTGAACGTCTGCGGGAACACGGCCGATGCCGGTGCGCTGCTCAACCCGGCGTTCGGCGGCGAGTGCGCCGACTCCGGTGGCCAGAACACGCCGCCGAATGTCCCCGACGAGCCGGGGAACCCCCAGGAGCCGGGAACTCCCCAGGTGCCCAACACCCCGACCACTCCGGGTGTGCCGCAGACGCCGGCCACTCCGGAGCAGCCGGTCACGCCGGTCACCCCGGTCACGCCGGTCACTCCCAACGTGCCGAACGTCCCCGGTGGCCGGAACGTGGACCACACCGAGCCCCACGGGCAGCTCGCGCACACCGGATCCAGCCCGGTCGGCCTGCTGGTCCCGGCGGGTGCGGGTCTGCTGCTGGCGGGAACGGTGCTCTACCGTCGCGCCCGCGCCTCCGCGTAA
- a CDS encoding chaplin has product MIKKVVAAAAATGGLVLAGAGVAMADAGAEGAAVSSPGVLSGNVLQVPAHVPVNLCGNTVSAIGLLNPTFGNACVND; this is encoded by the coding sequence ATGATCAAGAAGGTCGTCGCTGCTGCGGCTGCCACTGGCGGTCTGGTGCTCGCGGGTGCGGGTGTGGCCATGGCCGACGCGGGTGCCGAAGGTGCCGCTGTGAGCTCCCCCGGGGTGCTCTCCGGGAACGTCCTGCAGGTACCCGCCCACGTGCCGGTGAACCTGTGCGGCAACACGGTCTCCGCGATCGGGCTGCTGAACCCCACCTTCGGCAACGCGTGCGTCAACGACTGA
- a CDS encoding M20/M25/M40 family metallo-hydrolase: MSESNTARTVSGEDEVVDLCRELIRIDTSNYGDHSGPGERGAAEYVAEKLAEVGLEPEIIESHKGRASTVARIEGEDPSRPALLIHGHLDVVPANARDWTHDPFSGEIADDCVWGRGAVDMKDMDAMTLAVVRDRLRSGRKPPRDVVLAFLADEEAGGTYGARHLVDKHPDLFEGVTEAIGEVGGFSFTVNENLRLYLVETAQKGMHWMRLTVEGTAGHGSMTNNDNAITELCEAVGRLGRHTWPVRMTKTVRSFLDELSDALGTPLDPEDMDATLAKLGGIAKMVGATLRNSAAPTMLGAGYKVNVIPGQATAHVDGRFLPGYEEEFLADLDRLLGPRVTREDVHGDKALETSFDGDLVDAMQIALKAEDPIAHAVPYMLSGGTDAKSFDDLGIRCFGFAPLKLPPELDFAGMFHGVDERVPVDGLKFGVRVLDRFLDGC; the protein is encoded by the coding sequence GTGAGCGAGTCGAACACGGCCCGTACCGTCTCGGGCGAGGACGAGGTCGTGGACCTCTGCCGTGAGCTGATCCGCATCGACACCAGCAACTACGGAGACCATTCGGGGCCGGGGGAGCGGGGCGCCGCGGAATATGTCGCCGAGAAGCTGGCCGAGGTCGGACTCGAACCCGAGATCATCGAGTCCCACAAGGGGCGCGCCTCCACGGTGGCGAGGATCGAGGGCGAGGACCCCTCGCGGCCCGCGCTTCTCATCCACGGTCACCTCGACGTCGTACCGGCGAACGCCCGTGACTGGACCCATGACCCCTTCTCCGGCGAGATCGCCGACGACTGCGTCTGGGGCCGGGGGGCGGTCGACATGAAAGACATGGACGCGATGACCCTCGCGGTCGTCCGGGACAGGCTGCGCAGCGGCCGCAAGCCCCCGCGCGACGTGGTGCTGGCCTTCCTCGCGGACGAGGAGGCGGGCGGCACGTACGGCGCGCGGCATCTCGTCGACAAGCACCCGGACCTCTTCGAGGGCGTGACCGAGGCCATCGGCGAGGTCGGTGGCTTCTCCTTCACCGTGAACGAGAATCTGCGGCTCTATCTCGTCGAGACGGCGCAGAAGGGCATGCACTGGATGCGCCTCACCGTCGAGGGCACAGCGGGGCACGGCTCGATGACCAACAACGACAACGCCATCACCGAGCTCTGCGAGGCCGTCGGCCGGCTCGGGCGGCACACGTGGCCGGTCAGGATGACCAAGACCGTACGGTCCTTCCTGGACGAGCTCTCCGACGCGCTCGGCACGCCGCTCGACCCGGAGGACATGGACGCGACGCTCGCCAAGCTCGGCGGCATCGCCAAGATGGTCGGCGCGACGCTGCGCAACTCCGCGGCCCCCACCATGCTGGGCGCCGGCTACAAGGTGAACGTCATCCCCGGGCAGGCCACCGCGCACGTCGACGGGCGTTTCCTGCCGGGGTACGAGGAGGAGTTCCTGGCCGACCTCGACCGGCTCCTCGGCCCGCGGGTCACGCGCGAGGACGTGCACGGCGACAAGGCGCTGGAGACCAGCTTCGACGGGGATCTCGTGGACGCGATGCAGATCGCGCTCAAGGCCGAGGACCCCATCGCGCATGCCGTTCCCTACATGCTCTCCGGCGGCACCGACGCCAAGTCCTTCGACGATCTCGGCATCCGCTGCTTCGGCTTCGCGCCGCTCAAGCTGCCGCCGGAGCTGGACTTCGCCGGAATGTTCCACGGGGTCGACGAGCGGGTGCCCGTCGACGGTCTGAAGTTCGGTGTGCGGGTCCTTGACCGATTCCTGGACGGGTGCTGA
- a CDS encoding RluA family pseudouridine synthase: MRRRHKAPPAPLPQRDGIDPVRLRLPPDPDSTWKTVYDHLVARYAGAIGADRVAALFREGRIVSTDGPVAADEPYTAGRYLWFHREFAPEERVPFEVGIVHRDERLVIADKPHFLATTPRGRHITETALARLRRDLGLPALQPAHRLDRLTAGLALFVVRPGDRGAYQTLFRDRRVRKEYEAVAPYDPAVTLPMTVRSRIVKERGVMAAREEPGEPNSESRIELLDHRGGLGRYRLLPATGRTHQLRVHMNSLGLPLLNDPVYPVVQEPGPDDYSRPLQLLANVLEFTDPVTGEPCRFESRLRLTHWPVGPAEPPM; this comes from the coding sequence GTGAGACGCAGACACAAGGCCCCACCCGCGCCGCTCCCCCAGCGCGACGGCATCGATCCTGTACGGCTGCGGCTGCCCCCCGATCCGGACAGCACGTGGAAGACGGTTTACGACCATCTCGTCGCGCGATACGCCGGTGCCATCGGGGCCGACAGGGTCGCCGCCCTGTTCCGGGAGGGGCGCATCGTCTCCACGGACGGCCCGGTCGCCGCCGACGAGCCGTACACAGCCGGGCGCTATCTCTGGTTCCACCGCGAGTTCGCACCCGAGGAGCGTGTGCCCTTCGAAGTCGGGATCGTCCACCGCGACGAGCGCCTGGTGATCGCCGACAAGCCGCACTTCCTGGCCACCACCCCGCGGGGCCGGCACATCACCGAGACGGCGCTCGCGCGGCTGCGGCGGGATCTCGGTCTGCCCGCGCTGCAGCCCGCCCACCGGCTCGACCGGCTGACCGCGGGGCTCGCGCTCTTCGTCGTACGGCCCGGGGACCGGGGGGCGTATCAGACGCTGTTCCGGGACCGGCGGGTGCGCAAGGAGTACGAGGCGGTGGCGCCCTACGACCCGGCCGTCACCCTGCCCATGACCGTACGCAGCCGGATCGTGAAGGAGCGCGGTGTGATGGCGGCGCGCGAGGAGCCCGGCGAGCCGAACAGCGAGAGCCGGATCGAGCTGCTCGACCACCGCGGCGGGCTCGGCCGGTACCGGCTGCTGCCGGCCACCGGCCGCACCCACCAGCTGCGGGTCCATATGAACAGCCTGGGGCTGCCGCTCCTGAACGACCCGGTCTACCCGGTCGTCCAGGAGCCGGGGCCCGACGACTACTCCCGGCCGCTGCAACTCCTCGCGAATGTACTGGAGTTCACCGATCCGGTGACGGGCGAGCCGTGCCGTTTCGAGAGCCGGCTGCGGCTGACGCACTGGCCCGTCGGCCCGGCGGAGCCGCCAATGTGA
- a CDS encoding amino acid permease, translated as MSDRTTAAETLAAGAPAKSAPHVDAGDAGYSKDLKSRHINMIAIGGAIGTGLFLGAGGRMAGAGPSLAIAYAVCGVFAFFVVRALGELVLYRPSSGAFVSYAREFMGEKGAFAAGWLYFLNWSTTAIADITAAATYAHFWAMFSDVPQWLLALIALAVVLTANLISVKYFGEMEFWFAIIKVAALVAFMLVGIFLVVTQHPVDGHTPGFSTVTDNGGIFPTGMLPMLLVIQGVVFAYASVELCGVAAGETESPEKIMPKAINSIMWRVGLFYVGSVVLLALLLPYTAYSGDQSPFVTVMGKLGVPGAAGVMNLVVLTAALSSLNSGLYSTGRILRSMALSGSAPRFTGLMNKGKVPYGGILLTAGFGVLGVALNYRLPGQAFEIVLNFASIGILGTWGMIMLCSLLFWHHAQDGRVTRPSYRLPWAPYTQIVTLFFLAGVAFLMWWGGGVGRTTVMFVPLIAAALVGGWYLVRGRVNAIASERENA; from the coding sequence ATGAGTGATCGCACCACTGCGGCCGAAACGCTTGCCGCCGGCGCACCGGCGAAGAGCGCCCCCCACGTCGACGCAGGCGACGCCGGTTACAGCAAGGACCTCAAGTCCCGCCACATCAACATGATCGCGATCGGCGGAGCGATAGGCACCGGCCTGTTCCTCGGAGCGGGCGGCCGCATGGCGGGTGCGGGCCCCTCCCTCGCCATCGCCTACGCGGTCTGCGGTGTCTTCGCCTTCTTCGTCGTCCGCGCGCTCGGCGAACTGGTCCTCTACCGCCCGTCCTCCGGCGCCTTCGTCTCGTACGCCCGTGAGTTCATGGGCGAGAAGGGCGCCTTCGCGGCAGGCTGGCTCTACTTCCTCAACTGGTCGACCACCGCGATCGCCGACATCACGGCGGCCGCCACCTACGCCCACTTCTGGGCCATGTTCAGCGACGTCCCGCAGTGGCTCCTCGCGCTGATCGCGCTGGCGGTCGTCCTCACCGCCAACCTCATCTCGGTGAAGTACTTCGGCGAGATGGAGTTCTGGTTCGCGATCATCAAGGTCGCCGCCCTCGTCGCCTTCATGCTGGTCGGCATCTTCCTGGTGGTCACCCAGCACCCGGTGGACGGCCACACCCCCGGCTTCTCCACCGTCACCGACAACGGCGGCATCTTCCCGACGGGCATGCTGCCGATGCTGCTGGTGATCCAGGGCGTCGTGTTCGCCTACGCCTCCGTCGAGCTGTGCGGTGTCGCGGCCGGTGAGACCGAGAGCCCCGAGAAGATCATGCCCAAGGCGATCAACTCGATCATGTGGCGCGTGGGTCTGTTCTACGTCGGCTCGGTGGTACTGCTCGCACTGCTCCTCCCGTACACGGCGTACTCCGGTGACCAGAGCCCGTTCGTCACCGTCATGGGCAAGCTCGGTGTCCCCGGCGCGGCGGGCGTGATGAACCTCGTGGTGCTGACCGCCGCACTGTCCAGCCTGAACTCCGGCCTGTACTCCACCGGCCGCATCCTGCGCTCCATGGCACTGTCGGGCTCGGCGCCCCGGTTCACCGGCCTGATGAACAAGGGCAAGGTGCCCTACGGCGGCATCCTGCTGACCGCGGGCTTCGGTGTGCTGGGCGTCGCGCTCAACTACCGCCTGCCCGGCCAGGCCTTCGAGATCGTTCTCAACTTCGCCTCGATCGGCATCCTCGGCACCTGGGGCATGATCATGCTCTGCTCGCTGCTGTTCTGGCACCATGCCCAGGACGGCCGGGTCACCCGCCCCTCCTACCGGCTGCCCTGGGCCCCGTACACCCAGATCGTCACGCTGTTCTTCCTGGCCGGCGTGGCCTTCCTGATGTGGTGGGGCGGGGGTGTCGGCCGCACGACCGTGATGTTCGTGCCACTGATCGCGGCGGCGCTGGTCGGCGGCTGGTACCTCGTCCGCGGCCGGGTGAACGCGATCGCCTCGGAGCGCGAGAACGCCTGA
- a CDS encoding cytochrome b/b6 domain-containing protein, translating to MAAATPPPSERPARVKRFSRAERWVHRTTAGLMLLCVVTAAALYVPQIAELVGRRYLVVTVHEWSGIMLPVPFLLGLASPAFRADLRRLNRFGPHDRTWLRAARRRDRRPSSRPAGKFNAGQKVYAAWIAGAVLVMLATGLLMWFTHLTPLVWRTSATFVHDWLSLAVGIVLAGHIGMALADPEARRGMRTGSVERPWAKREHSLWLDDE from the coding sequence ATGGCCGCAGCGACACCCCCACCGTCTGAACGGCCCGCCCGCGTCAAGCGGTTCAGCCGGGCCGAGCGCTGGGTGCACCGTACGACCGCCGGGCTGATGCTGCTGTGCGTGGTGACCGCGGCCGCCCTGTACGTACCGCAGATCGCCGAGCTCGTGGGGCGCCGCTATCTGGTGGTCACCGTCCATGAGTGGTCCGGGATCATGCTGCCCGTGCCCTTCCTGCTGGGTCTCGCATCGCCCGCCTTCAGGGCCGATCTGCGCAGGCTGAACCGTTTCGGGCCGCACGACAGGACCTGGCTGCGCGCGGCACGGCGGCGTGATCGCAGGCCCTCGTCCCGTCCGGCGGGCAAGTTCAACGCCGGGCAGAAGGTGTACGCGGCGTGGATCGCGGGCGCGGTGCTCGTGATGCTGGCGACCGGGCTGCTGATGTGGTTCACGCATCTGACGCCGCTGGTGTGGCGTACGAGCGCGACCTTCGTCCACGACTGGCTGTCGCTGGCCGTCGGCATCGTGCTGGCCGGGCACATCGGAATGGCGCTCGCCGACCCGGAGGCACGCAGGGGTATGCGTACGGGGTCGGTCGAGCGCCCGTGGGCCAAGCGGGAGCACTCGCTGTGGCTGGACGACGAGTGA
- a CDS encoding molybdopterin-dependent oxidoreductase, translating to MLGLGGAGLAAAPYLQRGLESFLGAASDKDPTGLTGLLPNGGGFRYYSVASSVPHKSEQNYRLTMDGLVDRPASYTLAALRELPQTRVVRDVQCVTGWRVPDTPFSGVKLSLLLDAAGVRPEGRAIRFTCFDGTYSESLTLPQARRDDVLVCLKMQDKPVSHSHGGPVRLYVAPMYFYKSAKWLSGITVTSGVRPGYWEERGYDVDAWVGRSNGRSDTPTV from the coding sequence ATGCTCGGCCTCGGCGGCGCCGGACTCGCCGCCGCGCCGTATCTCCAGCGGGGGCTGGAGTCCTTTCTGGGCGCCGCCTCGGACAAGGACCCGACCGGCCTGACGGGGCTGCTTCCCAACGGCGGCGGCTTCCGCTACTACTCGGTCGCCTCATCCGTGCCGCACAAGAGCGAGCAGAACTACCGCCTCACCATGGACGGCCTCGTCGACCGCCCCGCGTCGTACACCCTCGCCGCGCTCCGCGAGCTGCCGCAGACCCGGGTCGTGCGCGACGTCCAGTGCGTCACCGGCTGGCGGGTCCCCGACACCCCCTTCTCGGGCGTGAAGCTGTCCCTGCTGCTGGACGCCGCGGGTGTACGCCCTGAGGGCCGGGCCATCCGTTTCACCTGCTTCGACGGCACGTACAGCGAGAGCCTGACCCTTCCGCAGGCCCGACGTGACGATGTGCTGGTCTGCCTGAAGATGCAGGACAAGCCGGTCAGCCACTCCCACGGCGGCCCGGTCCGCCTGTATGTGGCGCCGATGTACTTCTACAAGTCGGCGAAATGGCTCTCCGGGATCACCGTCACCTCCGGCGTCCGGCCCGGCTACTGGGAGGAGCGGGGTTATGACGTCGACGCCTGGGTCGGCCGGTCCAATGGCCGCAGCGACACCCCCACCGTCTGA